A part of Clarias gariepinus isolate MV-2021 ecotype Netherlands chromosome 14, CGAR_prim_01v2, whole genome shotgun sequence genomic DNA contains:
- the prrt2 gene encoding proline-rich transmembrane protein 2 isoform X2, which produces MDNHQTLTDSLLGPQDREPSGSQTPGPVTIQPSETAFSAHKSDSFPCLQPLSLHQQAQGEAHESGEAVVVVKQKTANGGHGVYSSPPEAKTSVPRLSSPPRRHHSLPHAHPPHFGRTRKGSRSSSIAYTAFSPRPSISRHPSLATNPPLDRSKPKDYLILAIIACFCPVWPINIVGFVYSVMSRNSLEQGNIDGAIRLGRVAKLLSIVSIVGGVVIIVACAVNLSINVKS; this is translated from the exons ATGGACAACCACCAGACACTGACAGACTCGTTGCTTGGACCCCAGGACAGAGAGCCGTCAGGCAGTCAGACTCCAGGCCCTGTTACTATTCAGCCAAGTGAGACAGCCTTCTCTGCACACAAATCTGACTCATTCCCATGCCTGCAACCCCTCTCTTTGCATCAACAAGCCCAGGGAGAGGCACATGAGTCTGGAGAGGCCGTAGTAGTCGTCAAACAGAAGACTGCGAACGGTG GTCATGGAGTCTACTCCTCTCCTCCAGAAGCGAAAACCTCAGTTCCCAGACTCTCCTCTCCACCCCGGCGTCATCATTCCTTACCCCATGCACACCCACCTCACTTTGGACGCACGAGAAAGGGTAGCAGATCAAGCTCAATTGCGTACACTGCATTCTCTCCACGGCCTTCAATCTCCCGCCACCCAAGCTTGGCAACCAACCCACCACTGGATCGCTCCAAACCCAAAGATTACCTCATCCTGGCTATTATCGCCTGCTTCTGCCCTGTTTGGCCAATTAACATTGTGGGTTTTGTCTACTCTGTCATG TCCCGCAACAGCTTGGAGCAGGGGAATATTGATGGAGCCATACGGCTGGGCCGGGTAGCTAAGCTACTTTCCATCGTGTCGATTGTGGGCGGAGTCGTCATCATTGTGGCATGTGCTGTGAATCTATCAA ttaatgTGAAATCCTGA
- the prrt2 gene encoding proline-rich transmembrane protein 2 isoform X1 yields MDNHQTLTDSLLGPQDREPSGSQTPGPVTIQPSETAFSAHKSDSFPCLQPLSLHQQAQGEAHESGEAVVVVKQKTANGAGHGVYSSPPEAKTSVPRLSSPPRRHHSLPHAHPPHFGRTRKGSRSSSIAYTAFSPRPSISRHPSLATNPPLDRSKPKDYLILAIIACFCPVWPINIVGFVYSVMSRNSLEQGNIDGAIRLGRVAKLLSIVSIVGGVVIIVACAVNLSINVKS; encoded by the exons ATGGACAACCACCAGACACTGACAGACTCGTTGCTTGGACCCCAGGACAGAGAGCCGTCAGGCAGTCAGACTCCAGGCCCTGTTACTATTCAGCCAAGTGAGACAGCCTTCTCTGCACACAAATCTGACTCATTCCCATGCCTGCAACCCCTCTCTTTGCATCAACAAGCCCAGGGAGAGGCACATGAGTCTGGAGAGGCCGTAGTAGTCGTCAAACAGAAGACTGCGAACGGTG CAGGTCATGGAGTCTACTCCTCTCCTCCAGAAGCGAAAACCTCAGTTCCCAGACTCTCCTCTCCACCCCGGCGTCATCATTCCTTACCCCATGCACACCCACCTCACTTTGGACGCACGAGAAAGGGTAGCAGATCAAGCTCAATTGCGTACACTGCATTCTCTCCACGGCCTTCAATCTCCCGCCACCCAAGCTTGGCAACCAACCCACCACTGGATCGCTCCAAACCCAAAGATTACCTCATCCTGGCTATTATCGCCTGCTTCTGCCCTGTTTGGCCAATTAACATTGTGGGTTTTGTCTACTCTGTCATG TCCCGCAACAGCTTGGAGCAGGGGAATATTGATGGAGCCATACGGCTGGGCCGGGTAGCTAAGCTACTTTCCATCGTGTCGATTGTGGGCGGAGTCGTCATCATTGTGGCATGTGCTGTGAATCTATCAA ttaatgTGAAATCCTGA
- the cep55l gene encoding centrosomal protein of 55 kDa, with translation MASKGAKETLANKLGFKGSGSKAVEAELEKLKKENAHLKKTLDEMSKRNGRHQPSHPDSDKAKLLERILSLETLRERNAQQLLAKEQEISTMRQQLRAEGGEVVASLQNQLEKERQESENKEKRIQSLSQETEALKNKLVAVTEKFQACEKRSNDMQVPSGEIAVVEAQLRDALEKNQQWIVYDQQREVYVQGIFSRIAELEQQLNQAKQTLQQQHKEANSEGQSSASVQQEKQLQENQREIDEERKRVRNLQAELEEIKSKYEEKNREVVRAQEELLEERRSGRQSLAEERKLNSERVARLQSELEAADVRFEEERKRAAELLLQVNLLQKSLLTQHEDQKRTALLEQQIQLSARDFENEKLDRQSLQHQLHKVLKELRKARDQIARLESAKQQRETRFSEPSSYTRLDLNKMTSPLKSSSTLDESFLECPNCRASYPTSQHRELLAHLDYCFN, from the exons ATGGCATCTAAAGGAGCCAAGGAAACTTTAGCAAATAAACTTGGTTTTAAAGGCAGTGGCTCAAAGGCTGTAGAAGCTGAGCTTGAGAAGCTGAAAAAGGAAAATGCCCATTTGAAGAAGACTTTGGATGAAATGTCAAAACGAAATGGGAGGCATCAACCATCACATCCTGATTCAGATAAAGCCAAGCTTTTAGAG AGAATTCTGTCACTAGAGACGCTGAGGGAAAGAAACGCACAGCAGCTGCTGGCTAAAGAACAGGAGATCTCCACCATGAGGCAACAGCTGCGGGCTGAAGGTGGAGAGGTGGTGGCCTCGCTGCAGAACCAGCTGGAAAAGGAAAGGCAGGAGTcggaaaataaagagaaacgCATTCAGAGCCTTTCACAGGAGACTGAGGCCCTGAAAAACAAATTGGTGGCAGTCACTGAGAAATTCCAAGCATGCGAAAAACGCAGTAATGACATGCAG GTTCCTTCAGGTGAGATTGCAGTGGTCGAAGCGCAGCTGCGAGAT GCTcttgaaaaaaatcagcaatGGATTGTTTATGACCAGCAGCGTGAGGTCTATGTTCAGGGGATTTTCAGCAGAATTGCAGAGCTTGAGCAGCAACTAAACCAGGCTAAGCAAACACTCCAACAACAGCACAAAGAGGCTAATTCAGAAG GTCAGTCATCTGCCTCCGTGCAGCAGGAGAAACAGCTACAGGAAAACCAGAGGGAGATTGATGAGGAACGCAAACGTGTGAGAAACCTACAAGCCGAGCTTGAAGAGATAAAGTCCAAATATGAAGAGAAAAACCGTGAGGTAGTGCGAGCTCAGGAGGAGCTGCTAGAGGAGCGCAGAAGTGGCCGACAGTCTCTAGCAGAGGAACGGAAGCTAAACTCGGAGCGAGTAGCCAGACTGCAGAGCGAGTTAGAGGCCGCAGACGTAAGGTTTGAGGAGGAGAGGAAGCGAGCGGCCGAGCTGCTACTACAG gtGAACCTCCTTCAGAAATCTCTACTGACACAGCATGAAGACCAGAAAAGAACAGCTCTTTTAGAACAACAG ATCCAGTTGTCTGCAAGAGATTTTGAGAATGAGAAACTGGACCGGCAAAGTCTACAGCACCAGCTCCACAAAGTGCTAAAGGAGCTCCGAAAGGCTAGAGACCAAATTGCACGCTTGGAGTCAGCA aaACAACAGCGAGAAACCCGGTTCTCTGAGCCGAGCTCGTACACCAGGCTGGATTTAAATAAGATGACATCTCCGTTGAAAAGCTCCAGCACATTGGATGAGAGCTTTTTGGAATGTCCCAACTGTAGAGCCTCATATCCTACAAGCCAGCACAGAGAGCTTCTTGCACATCTTGactattgttttaattaa